The following nucleotide sequence is from bacterium.
GGAGAATTGATTTTTCGCTAATTTAATGGTATATTAAAACAAATGGAAAGAAAAACAATCGAAAGATGGGTCAAGGGTTTTCTGTTATTTGGGTTTGCCCTTTATATATTTTTATGCCTTTTTTCGTACGATGCTCACGACCCTTCTTTTGCTTTTTCAAATATCGGTTCTCCAATAAATGACACTATCATAAATTTTGGTGGAAAGATAGGTGCTATACTTGCAAGTTTTTTATTCTTTTTTCTTGGAAAGACTGCCTTTATTATAATATTTATTCTACTTTTCTTTGGAGTAAACGCTATATGGGGAGACCCTACTAATTTTTGGATTAAAACATTGAGTTCTGTTGGACTAATGTTAAGTGTTTCTATATTTTGGGAAATAAAGAATAATTATAATTTTTCTGGTGGTTTGATTGGAATTACTCTTGGACCATCTTTACAGGTATATTTTGGAGAAAACGGAATATACCTTCTACTTATTGTTTTAGGTATCGGTTTTTTGGGGTTAGGTTACAAAATCTTTATTAACCCATTCAGAATAATTTTTCAAAACTATGGTGCGATTAGACAAGAAAAGATTCCTTTACCTAAACAAACAGAAACAACTACTGATACAAAAAGACCTATCAAAAAGATAAGAAAACCAACATTACCACCAGAGAAGAAAGAAGTACATCCTGCTCCTATAAAAGAAGAAGTTCAAGAACCTCCAATAAAACTTCCGAGCCCAATTACAAAAGCAAAAGATTATAAACTCCCTCCTTTGTCTATATTAAAAGCAAATGCCCCAGTACAACAAGAAACAAAAGAAGATTTTGATCTTTACGCTCAAGTTATTGAAGAAACACTTCTTGAATTTGGTATAGAGGGAGAAGTCGTTCAGATTAATACTGGACCGAGGGTAACTATGTTTGAGGTTCAACTTGCGCCAGGTGTTGCTATCCAGAAGGTTTATAAAATACAAGACAATCTTGCTATGAACCTTAAAACAACAACCATAAGAGTGGTTGCTCCCCTTGCAAACAAATCAACATTAGGAATAGAAGTACCTAACAGAGAGATATCAACAGTATATCTTAGAGAAATACTAACAAGCAGAGAGTTTCAAAAAAATTCTTCTAAACTCACTATCGCTATTGGTAAAAGCATAATGGGAAAACCAGTAATAAACGATTTAAAAAATATGCCTCATATTTTAATCGCTGGTGCTACCGGTTCTGGAAAAACTGTCTGTCTTAACTCTTTTATAGCTTCAATACTTTACAAAGCAACTCCAGAAGAAGTAAAATTTATTATGATAGACCCAAAAATGGTAGAACTTATATCTTACAATGGGTTACCTCATTTGCTATGCCCTGTTGTAGTAGATGTTAAAAAGGCTGTCAATACCCTAAAATGGCTTATATCTGAAATGGAGAGAAGGTATAAAATATTCTCAGAAGTAAAGGCAAGAAATATTGAAAAATATAATTCTATAAAAAGAAAAGAACCAATGCCTTACATTGTGGTTGTAATAGACGAACTTGCCGACTTGATGATGATAGCCCGTAAAGAGATAGAAACAAGGGTAATCCGACTTGCTCAACTTTCAAGAGCGGCAGGCATTCATCTTATACTTGCCACACAGAGACCATCGGTAAACGTTATCACAGGAGTAATTAAAGCAAATCTACCTTGCAGAATATCTTTTCAGGTTACTTCAAAGTTTGATTCACGTACTATCCTTGATACAATTGGGGCAGAGAAACTTTTAGGCAGAGGCGACCTTCTCTTTATACCTCCAGGTAGTTCACTTCTTACAAGAATACAAGGATGTTTAGTATCAGATGAAGAGATAGAAGTAATATGTAATTTTATAAAAAGCCAGAAACCTCCTGAATATGAAATGGAGATAATGGAAGAACAAGAGAAACATAAAGAACTTGATATAACAACATTTGACGAAAAAAGTAGTGAAGAAGATGAACTTTATCAAGAAGCAAGGAGAATCGTTTTAACCACAAAAAAAGCCTCAATATCAATGCTTCAAAGACGGTTAAAGATAGGTTTTAATAAAGCAGCTCGGCTTGTTGAACAGATGGATGAAGAAGGGCTTCTTGGTCCTTACATAGAAGGTAAACCAAGAGAAGTGTTAGTGAGTAATAATAATGGAAACCAACAAACCCCTTAATGAACTTTTAAAAAATATTAGAATAGAGAGAAACATATCTGTTGAACAGATATTTGAAGATACCTACATTCCTGCAAAATTTATTAAAATGATTGAAGAAGGCACGTGGTCTGAGTTTCCTAGCGAGGTTCATTTAAAAGGATATATACGACTCTATTCTACATATCTGAAGATAGACTCAGCTACTATTAATAAATATCTAAATGACATAATGTCGGTCGAAGAAGAAGTTCAAGACAATGGGAAAAATAATAGCAAGATAAAAAATGTTTTTCCATCAAACCAAAAGAAATTCATATTTATTATATTGATACTTTTAACTGCTTTTGTAACAATATTAGCCTTAACCCTCAAACTTATACCTAAATAATGGAAAAAATATATCTTTTAAGTCTTGGTTGTCCCAAAAACCTTGTAGATTCTGAAAATATTATGGCTCTGCTTGGTGAAAAAGAATATATCCTGACAGACTCCCCAGATATAGCAGATATTATTATTATTAATACCTGTGCGTTTTTGAAAAGTGCTGTAAAAGAATCTAAGGCTGCAATAAAATATTTTACTGACAACAACCAGTATAAACACAAAAAGATTGTTGTTTGTGGGTGTCTTGTTCAGAGGTATGGGGAAGAACTTTTTAAACTAAATGGTGTCGATGGTATTTCTGGTATAAGTAACCCTGAAGAAACTGTCAAAGTTGTTGAGCAAGTCAAGAGCAATTCACGTATAACCTCATACAATGTTATTCCCAACATATCTCCTAACTGTTCCCCGCGACTTGTCTCTACATACCCTTACGCATATATAAAGATTTCTGAAGGGTGTGACAATTTATGTAGTTATTGTCTTATACCAAAATTGAGAGGACGACTTACAAGCAGGTCAGAGTCAGATATATTAAATGAAGCAGAAAGCCTTTTAGAAATGGGAATAAAAGAACTCATTATTATAGCCCAAGATACATCAAGTTACGGATGGGACACTGGAAACAGGAATGGTTTAGAAAACCTTCTTTCTAAACTTGCAAAACTAAAATTTCCACGAATAAGAATTATGTACTCTCATCCAGCTCATATAACTAAAAATGTTTTAGACATTATTCAGAAAGAGAAGAATATTTGTAAATATATTGATATTCCACTTCAGCACATCCATCCTGAAATTCTGCAAAAAATGAATAGACCTGTTTTAGATTATGGAAAACTTATTGATAATATAAGAGAAACCGTCCCTGAAATACGGTTACGAACAACATTTATTGTTGGTTTCCCAGGCGAAACAGATGAACATTTTGAAAAACTTGTTGAATTTGTCAAAGAAAAAAAGTTTGATAGATTGGGTGTATTTAAATATTCAAGAGAGAAAGAAACAGAGGCTTTCAAACTAAAAGAACAGATAAAAAAGAGAGTAAAACTTGAAAGAGAAAGAATTTTAATGGAGATACAGAAGGATATATCAAAAAGAAATCTTGAAAAATTTATTGGTAAAACTTTAAAAGTTCTTGTAGAAGGAAAAGAAGACGATTTTTATGTAGGAAGATCAGAATTTGATGCACCCGAAATTGATGGTAATGTTTATATTGAGACAAAGACAAAAAAAATCGTAAACGGAGATATA
It contains:
- a CDS encoding helix-turn-helix domain-containing protein produces the protein METNKPLNELLKNIRIERNISVEQIFEDTYIPAKFIKMIEEGTWSEFPSEVHLKGYIRLYSTYLKIDSATINKYLNDIMSVEEEVQDNGKNNSKIKNVFPSNQKKFIFIILILLTAFVTILALTLKLIPK
- a CDS encoding DNA translocase FtsK: MERKTIERWVKGFLLFGFALYIFLCLFSYDAHDPSFAFSNIGSPINDTIINFGGKIGAILASFLFFFLGKTAFIIIFILLFFGVNAIWGDPTNFWIKTLSSVGLMLSVSIFWEIKNNYNFSGGLIGITLGPSLQVYFGENGIYLLLIVLGIGFLGLGYKIFINPFRIIFQNYGAIRQEKIPLPKQTETTTDTKRPIKKIRKPTLPPEKKEVHPAPIKEEVQEPPIKLPSPITKAKDYKLPPLSILKANAPVQQETKEDFDLYAQVIEETLLEFGIEGEVVQINTGPRVTMFEVQLAPGVAIQKVYKIQDNLAMNLKTTTIRVVAPLANKSTLGIEVPNREISTVYLREILTSREFQKNSSKLTIAIGKSIMGKPVINDLKNMPHILIAGATGSGKTVCLNSFIASILYKATPEEVKFIMIDPKMVELISYNGLPHLLCPVVVDVKKAVNTLKWLISEMERRYKIFSEVKARNIEKYNSIKRKEPMPYIVVVIDELADLMMIARKEIETRVIRLAQLSRAAGIHLILATQRPSVNVITGVIKANLPCRISFQVTSKFDSRTILDTIGAEKLLGRGDLLFIPPGSSLLTRIQGCLVSDEEIEVICNFIKSQKPPEYEMEIMEEQEKHKELDITTFDEKSSEEDELYQEARRIVLTTKKASISMLQRRLKIGFNKAARLVEQMDEEGLLGPYIEGKPREVLVSNNNGNQQTP
- the rimO gene encoding 30S ribosomal protein S12 methylthiotransferase RimO, whose protein sequence is MEKIYLLSLGCPKNLVDSENIMALLGEKEYILTDSPDIADIIIINTCAFLKSAVKESKAAIKYFTDNNQYKHKKIVVCGCLVQRYGEELFKLNGVDGISGISNPEETVKVVEQVKSNSRITSYNVIPNISPNCSPRLVSTYPYAYIKISEGCDNLCSYCLIPKLRGRLTSRSESDILNEAESLLEMGIKELIIIAQDTSSYGWDTGNRNGLENLLSKLAKLKFPRIRIMYSHPAHITKNVLDIIQKEKNICKYIDIPLQHIHPEILQKMNRPVLDYGKLIDNIRETVPEIRLRTTFIVGFPGETDEHFEKLVEFVKEKKFDRLGVFKYSREKETEAFKLKEQIKKRVKLERERILMEIQKDISKRNLEKFIGKTLKVLVEGKEDDFYVGRSEFDAPEIDGNVYIETKTKKIVNGDIKKVKIIGSTEHDLFGILPNL